In one window of Streptomyces griseus subsp. griseus DNA:
- a CDS encoding ABC transporter ATP-binding protein, protein MRLKPRPATASGTRRLARRHPAALLALFLCSTGGALAALALPAALGHTVDGLIDGGPVPWSGLLLCAVLTLAETGFDAGAAVLGTSTTARLTAHLRTRTTARVLAAEPRAALAVPTGDLTARLTARTADAAAAPVTAAGAVAGVLLPLGAVTGLFLIDPWTAAAFLLGAPLLVALLHTFTRRTADAGADYQRAQSVIAHRLTEALDGADTIRAARTGAREYRRILEPLGALADHGRRTWTVYGRASGQSALLLPLLMLLVLAVGGLRLGAGAIGVGDLVAASRYAALAVGIGALTGALGALARSRAAARTLDPLLTLDPLPHRGLGPVPGGPGHLELRDVSVVQDGQPLLTGVRLTVPGGTSLAVVGRSGSGKSVFAAVAGRLIDPDTGTVLLDGVPLTAMDPALLRPEVAYAFARPALSGTTVEDTIAFGPWTADAEAVRDAARAARADGFVGLLPYGYATPLTDAPLSGGERQRLGLARAFAHPGRLLILDDALSGLDTVTEHHVRRALDERAGRSTRVIVAHRLSSAARADRVLWLEDGRVRATGPHEELWADAEYRAVFRTEAGERLPPPPRSEAMQEAEAR, encoded by the coding sequence GTGCGGCTGAAGCCCCGCCCCGCGACCGCGTCCGGCACCCGGCGGCTCGCCCGGCGCCATCCCGCCGCCCTCCTGGCCCTGTTCCTCTGCTCCACCGGCGGCGCGCTCGCCGCCCTCGCCCTGCCCGCCGCCCTCGGCCACACCGTCGACGGGCTCATCGACGGCGGGCCCGTGCCCTGGTCCGGGCTGCTGCTCTGCGCCGTGCTGACCCTCGCCGAGACCGGGTTCGACGCGGGCGCGGCCGTCCTCGGCACCAGCACCACCGCCCGCCTCACCGCCCATCTGCGCACCCGCACCACCGCCCGGGTCCTGGCCGCCGAACCGCGCGCCGCCCTCGCCGTACCGACCGGCGACCTCACCGCCCGGCTGACCGCCCGCACCGCCGACGCGGCGGCGGCACCCGTCACCGCCGCCGGAGCCGTCGCGGGCGTCCTGCTCCCGCTCGGGGCGGTCACCGGCCTCTTCCTCATCGACCCCTGGACGGCGGCCGCCTTCCTCCTCGGCGCGCCCCTCCTCGTCGCCCTCCTGCACACCTTCACCCGCCGCACCGCCGACGCCGGGGCCGACTACCAGCGCGCCCAGTCCGTCATCGCCCACCGCCTCACCGAGGCCCTCGACGGCGCGGACACCATCCGCGCGGCCCGCACCGGCGCCCGCGAGTACCGCCGCATCCTCGAACCGCTGGGCGCCCTGGCCGACCACGGCCGCCGCACCTGGACCGTGTACGGGCGTGCCTCCGGCCAGAGCGCCCTGCTGCTGCCGCTCCTCATGCTGCTGGTCCTCGCGGTCGGCGGACTCCGGCTCGGCGCGGGCGCGATCGGCGTCGGCGACCTCGTCGCCGCCTCCCGGTACGCGGCCCTCGCCGTCGGCATCGGCGCCCTCACCGGCGCGCTCGGTGCCCTCGCCCGCAGCCGCGCCGCCGCCCGCACCCTGGACCCGCTGCTCACCCTGGACCCGCTGCCGCACCGGGGCCTCGGCCCGGTCCCCGGCGGCCCCGGCCACCTCGAACTGCGGGACGTGAGCGTCGTACAGGACGGACAGCCCCTGCTCACCGGCGTACGCCTCACCGTCCCCGGCGGTACGTCGCTGGCCGTCGTCGGCCGCTCGGGCTCGGGCAAGTCGGTGTTCGCGGCGGTCGCCGGACGGCTCATCGACCCGGACACCGGGACCGTGCTCCTCGACGGCGTACCCCTGACCGCCATGGACCCCGCCCTCCTGCGCCCCGAGGTCGCCTACGCCTTCGCCCGCCCTGCCCTGTCCGGCACCACGGTCGAGGACACGATTGCCTTCGGGCCGTGGACCGCCGACGCCGAGGCGGTACGGGACGCGGCCCGGGCCGCTCGTGCCGACGGCTTCGTCGGGCTCCTCCCGTACGGCTACGCCACCCCGCTCACCGACGCCCCGCTCTCCGGCGGCGAACGCCAACGCCTGGGCCTGGCCCGCGCGTTCGCCCATCCCGGCCGGCTGCTGATCCTGGACGACGCGCTCTCCGGCCTCGACACCGTCACCGAGCACCACGTCCGCCGCGCCCTCGACGAGCGGGCCGGGCGCTCCACCCGCGTGATCGTGGCCCACCGGCTCTCCTCGGCGGCCCGCGCGGACCGGGTGCTCTGGCTGGAGGACGGCCGCGTCCGGGCGACGGGTCCGCACGAGGAGCTGTGGGCGGATGCGGAGTACCGGGCGGTGTTCCGTACGGAGGCGGGGGAGCGGCTACCACCACCGCCGCGCTCCGAAGCGATGCAGGAAGCGGAGGCCCGGTGA
- a CDS encoding SapB/AmfS family lanthipeptide, giving the protein MALLDLQAMETPAEENFGELATGSQVSLLVCEYSSLSVTLCTP; this is encoded by the coding sequence ATGGCGCTTCTTGACCTTCAGGCGATGGAGACCCCGGCCGAGGAGAACTTCGGCGAGCTCGCCACGGGCAGCCAGGTCTCGCTGCTGGTCTGTGAGTACAGCTCCCTCAGCGTGACCCTCTGCACCCCGTGA